A region from the Coffea eugenioides isolate CCC68of chromosome 9, Ceug_1.0, whole genome shotgun sequence genome encodes:
- the LOC113782056 gene encoding serine carboxypeptidase-like 20: protein MAFSRYFLFSISVSILLLLSCHVEAAPNAALVTSLPGFNGAFPSKHYSGYVTIDSNPQKNLFYYFVVSEGNPSKDPLVLWLNGGPGCSGFDGFVYEHGPFNFEAPKSQGELPILHLNPYSWSKVSNIIYLDSPSGVGFSYPNLTTGDFQTASDTHAFLLKWLEQYPEFQANPFYMSGESYAGVYIPTLATEVDKGIKAGVTPRINFKGYLVGNGVCDPKFDVNNGYVAFVHGMGLIPDSLFKEAEAACKGDYDHQDPPCKEKVSQIDNLVSGLNVYDILEPCYHKTTSTKNTSLPKSFQELGKTDKPLPVRKRMFGRAWPYRAPVSDGIVPSWPQLTQSLQAQGISVPCTNDEVATAWLNTEAVRKAIHASPESGSWSLCNYLAYNHDAGSMIPYHKNLTSAGYPALIYSGDHDMCIPFTATEAWTASLGYPVVDQWRPWLSNDQVAGYLVEYAHNLTFLTVKGSGHTVPEYKPQEALNFYTRWLQGQKI from the exons ATGGCGTTCTCAAGATATTTCCTCTTCAGCATATCAGTCAGCATCTTGCTTCTGTTATCTTGTCATGTTGAAGCAGCTCCGAACGCTGCTCTAGTCACAAGCCTCCCTGGATTTAATGGTGCTTTCCCATCAAAACATTACTCAGG GTATGTGACCATCGATTCGAATCCTCAGAAGAACCTCTTTTACTACTTTGTAGTATCAGAAGGAAATCCGTCAAAGGACCCTCTTGTCTTATGGCTCAACGGTGGACCTGGTTGCTCTGGCTTTGATGGATTTGTCTACGAACATG GACCATTCAATTTTGAAGCACCAAAGAGTCAAGGGGAGTTGCCCATTTTGCATCTCAATCCATATAGTTGGTCTAAG GTCTCAAACATCATCTATCTGGATTCTCCATCAGGCGTTGGGTTTTCATACCCAAATCTTACCACTGGAGATTTTCAAACAGCCTCTGATACTCATGCTTTTCTCCTCAAG TGGCTTGAGCAATATCCAGAGTTTCAAGCAAATCCATTTTATATGAGTGGGGAGTCTTATGCTGGTGTTTATATACCAACTCTTGCAACTGAAGTGGATAAAG GAATCAAAGCTGGTGTTACACCGAGAATCAATTTCAAG GGTTATCTGGTAGGAAATGGAGTTTGTGATCCTAAATTTGATGTAAACAATGGTTATGTTGCATTTGTACATGGAATGGGCCTCATCCCTGACAGTCTTTTCAAG GAAGCTGAAGCTGCTTGCAAGGGGGACTACGATCACCAAGACCCTCCTTGCAAAGAAAAAGTCTCACAAATCGACAAC CTGGTGAGCGGGTTGAATGTATATGACATACTGGAACCATGCTATCACAAAACAACGTCCACAAAGAACACAAGCTTGCCAAAAAGCTTTCAAGAATTGGGAAAAACTGATAAGCCTCTGCCGGTGAGAAAGAGGATGTTTGGTCGTGCATGGCCTTATCGAGCTCCCGTGAGCGATGGGATTGTTCCATCATGGCCACAATTAACTCAATCTCTTCAAGCCCAAGGAATTTCCGTTCCATGCACG AATGATGAAGTAGCAACTGCATGGCTGAACACTGAAGCAGTGAGGAAGGCCATTCATGCTAGTCCG GAGAGTGGAAGTTGGAGCCTGTGCAATTACCTTGCATATAATCATGATGCAGGAAGCATGATTCCCTACCACAAAAATCTTACATCTGCTGGATACCCTGCTCTCATTTATAG TGGGGATCATGATATGTGTATCCCATTCACTGCTACTGAAGCATGGACTGCCTCCCTTGGGTATCCAGTCGTGGACCAATGGAGGCCTTGGCTATCTAACGATCAAGTTGCTGG GTATCTAGTAGAATATGCCCATAATCTGACTTTTCTCACAGTAAAG GGGTCTGGACACACTGTACCAGAGTACAAGCCACAGGAGGCATTGAACTTCTACACCCGTTGGCTGCAAGGACAAAAGATATGA
- the LOC113748434 gene encoding serine carboxypeptidase-like 20, translating to MAFISYFLFSMLASRLLLSSSPVEAAPKDALVTSLPGFNGTFPSKHYSGYVTIDSATPKHLFYYFVESERNPLKDPLVLWLNGGPGCSSFDGFIYEHGPFNFEAPKKQGELPILHPNPSSWSKVSNIIYLDSPSGVGFSYPNLPTGDLQTASDTHAFLLKWLEQYPEFQANPFYISGESYAGIYVPTLASEVDKGIKGGIKPKINFKGYMVGNGVCESKFDGNNAYVPFVHGMGLISESVFKEAEANCKGDYDSEDLPCQAIISHIDGLVSGLNIYDILEPCYHNNKIPETTSTDNTSLPKSFQELGKTDKPLPVRKRMFGRAWPYRAPVRDGIVPSWPQLTQSLHARGVSVPCTDDEVATAWLNNEAVRKAIHASPESGSWGICNALSYNHDAGSMIPYHKNLTSAGYPALIYSGDHDLCIPFTGTQAWTASLGYEVVDQWRPWLSNDQVAGYLQEYAHNLTFLTVKGSGHTVPEYKPRESSDFYSRWLQGQKI from the exons ATGGCGTTCATTAGCTATTTCCTGTTCAGCATGTTAGCCAGTCGCTTGCTTCTGTCATCTAGTCCTGTTGAAGCAGCTCCGAAAGATGCTCTAGTCACAAGCCTCCCTGGATTTAATGGCACTTTCCCTTCGAAACATTACTCGGG GTATGTGACAATCGACTCGGCTACTCCGAAGCACCTCTTTTACTACTTTGTTGAGTCAGAAAGAAATCCATTGAAAGACCCTCTCGTCTTATGGCTCAATGGTGGACCTGGCTGCTCTAGCTTTGATGGATTTATCTATGAACATG GACCCTTTAACTTTGAAGCACCAAAGAAACAAGGGGAGTTGCCTATATTGCATCCCAATCCATCTAGTTGGTCTAAG GTCTCAAACATCATCTATCTAGATTCTCCATCAGGGGTTGGGTTTTCATACCCAAATCTTCCGACTGGAGATCTACAAACGGCCTCTGATACTCATGCTTTTCTCCTCAAG TGGCTTGAGCAATATCCAGAGTTTCAAGCAAATCCATTTTATATCAGTGGAGAGTCTTATGCTGGCATTTACGTGCCAACTCTAGCATCCGAAGTGGACAAAG GAATCAAAGGTGGTATTAAACCGAAAATCAATTTCAAG GGCTACATGGTAGGAAATGGAGTTTGCGAGTCTAAGTTTGATGGAAACAATGCTTATGTTCCATTTGTACATGGGATGGGCCTCATCTCTGAAAGTGTTTTCAAG GAAGCTGAAGCTAATTGTAAGGGGGACTACGATAGCGAAGACCTTCCTTGCCAAGCAATAATCTCACACATCGACGGC CTGGTCAGCGGGTTGAACATATATGATATACTGGAACCATGCTATCACAACAACAAAATCCCAGAAACAACGTCCACAGACAATACAAGCTTACCAAAAAGCTTTCAAGAACTGGGAAAGACTGACAAGCCTCTGCCGGTGAGGAAGAGGATGTTTGGTCGTGCATGGCCTTATCGAGCTCCTGTGAGAGATGGGATTGTTCCATCATGGCCACAATTAACTCAATCACTCCACGCCCGAGGAGTTTCCGTCCCATGCACA GATGATGAAGTAGCAACTGCATGGCTGAACAATGAAGCTGTGAGGAAGGCAATTCATGCTAGTCCG GAGAGTGGGAGTTGGGGGATATGCAATGCCCTTTCATACAATCATGATGCAGGAAGCATGATCCCCTACCACAAAAATCTTACATCCGCTGGATACCCTGCTCTCATTTACAG TGGGGATCATGACCTGTGCATCCCATTCACTGGAACCCAAGCCTGGACTGCCTCCCTCGGCTATGAAGTTGTGGACCAATGGCGACCTTGGCTATCTAACGACCAAGTTGCTGG GTATTTACAAGAATATGCCCATAATCTGACTTTTCTCACAGTAAAG GGGTCTGGACACACTGTACCGGAGTACAAGCCAAGGGAGTCATCGGACTTCTACAGCCGTTGGTTGCAAGGACAAAAGATTTGA
- the LOC113748435 gene encoding uncharacterized protein LOC113748435 produces MNASVAAAAVSSSSASVLALFSTFTSSSPTTKCCHHLIFHCSKKPPTNASFPQHRPNKFLSRVINDSNQTEVSVSERSEADKLVDGMDFGELCNEFECISSPSVEATARQLVRDILVLRQGNRALGTFAASVKYKDPFRSFTGREKYKRPLWAIQALEDPKVSVQEMVMLSTSLLSIKWTLRGKPKSLIGEELIVKVHSKFTLNQISGQVIEHEELWDLSASSFLAQAYFWASRRLHATSEAGKDVIDFVEDFNRRRITENKNVEMYPDPSGDPTKFFQRDDSFQRDAYQFALFLAVLYFVVQFLRTTL; encoded by the exons ATGAATGCTTCTGTTGCTGCTGCAGCTGTCTCTTCTTCCTCTGCCTCTGTTCTTGCTCTTTTCTCCACCTTTACTTCGTCCTCTCCTACAACCAAATGCTGTCATCACCTCATCTTCCACTGCTCCAAGAAGCCCCCTACCAATGCATCCTTTCCGCAACATCGACCCAACAAATTCCTCAGCCGAG TCATAAATGACTCAAATCAAACAGAAGTGTCAGTCTCTGAAAGATCAGAGGCTGACAAGCTCGTGGACGGCATGGATTTTGGTGAGCTCTGCAATGAATTTGAATGCATCAGTAGCCCCTCTGTTGAAGCCACCGCCAGACAACTCGTGCGTGATATCCTAGTGCTTCGTCAAGGAAATCGTGCCCTCGGGACCTTTGCTGCTTCTGTTAAATATAAG GATCCATTCAGAAGTTTTACTGGTCGAGAAAAGTACAAGAGACCGCTATGGGCAATTCAAGCGCTAGAGGACCCCAAAGTG AGTGTGCAGGAAATGGTCATGCTGTCCACCAGTTTGTTGAGCATAAAATGGACGCTGAGGGGGAAGCCTAAATCTCTAATTGGAGAAGAACTGATTGTTAAAGTACACTCCAAATTCACCTTGAACCAAATTAGTGGGCAAGTGATTGAGCATGAAGAATTATGGGATTTATCAGCATCTTCATTCCTTGCTCAAGCGTATTTCTGGGCTTCGCGGAGACTCCATGCTACTTCAGAGGCTGGAAAAGATGTCATAGATTTTGTCGAGGACTTCAACAGACGACGCATAACAGAGAACAAGAATGTTGAGATGTATCCAGACCCTTCTGGTGATCCAACGAAA TTCTTCCAGAGGGATGACAGCTTCCAAAGAGATGCCTATCAATTTGCATTGTTTCTTGCCGTTCTCTATTTCGTTGTACAGTTCCTGAGAACAACCTTGTAA